GGAGGAAACTGAGCAGACAACGctctcaaagttcgtcaaacgtcgtGGTTCCCATGCTAAGGTTGATTCAGAAGTTGTTTCTTATATTTGTCACCGGTCTGGTAAGTTTGTGTCTAGAGGAAAAAACGTGCGATGTCTTAAATTGCAAGGTAGTAGTAAGATTGATGCAATGTGCCCTGCTAAGATGAGAGTAGATATGAAAAAGAATGGAACCTGCTGTGTGAAATATGTTTCAACCCATGTTGGCCACAAATCCGAGTTATGTCATCTGCAACTAACAAAAAGGGAAAGAGAATGTATTGCTGCAGATATAGCAAGTGGCATACCATTCTCTGTCATATTAGACAAAATTCGAGATACAGTTGTAGATTCGAACTTGGAAAGGATACATTTGATTACGAGACAGGATCTACATAATATTGATCAGTCTTATAATTTGTCCTTCAAGTCAATAAGACACCATAATGATGCAATAAGTGTAGAAGCATGGGTAAATGAAGTAAATGGTGGAGACAGTCCTTGTGTGCTTTTCTATAAACCACAGGATGTAGTCCTTGATTCGTACCCACAATTAAAGCGCTCTGATTTTGCATTGATAATTATGAACAATGCTCAAGGCGAGATATTAAAGAAATATGGGAACGACTGCGTTTGTGTTGATG
This sequence is a window from Schistocerca nitens isolate TAMUIC-IGC-003100 chromosome 11, iqSchNite1.1, whole genome shotgun sequence. Protein-coding genes within it:
- the LOC126212674 gene encoding uncharacterized protein LOC126212674, whose protein sequence is MIFQCHVCDKVYPKKGNLNRHLLEVHGLQIEQKKLFVCALCNERSTSEKCLFEHLQSAHEVDVKCEILHFSTADEFQKWKEETEQTTLSKFVKRRGSHAKVDSEVVSYICHRSGKFVSRGKNVRCLKLQGSSKIDAMCPAKMRVDMKKNGTCCVKYVSTHVGHKSELCHLQLTKRERECIAADIASGIPFSVILDKIRDTVVDSNLERIHLITRQDLHNIDQSYNLSFKSIRHHNDAISVEAWVNEVNGGDSPCVLFYKPQDVVLDSYPQLKRSDFALIIMNNAQGEILKKYGNDCVCVDGTHGLNGYNFELITLLVLDDLRQGFPCAFLISNRNDSQMLSIFFQHIKRQVGSISPNVFMSDLAESLLRGMMSW